From a region of the Erinaceus europaeus chromosome 14, mEriEur2.1, whole genome shotgun sequence genome:
- the STMN3 gene encoding stathmin-3 isoform X2, with translation MASTVSAYKEKMKELSVLSLICSCFYSQPHPNTIYQYEDMEVKQLDKRASGQSFEVILKSPSDLSPESPVLSSPPKRKDTSLEELQKRLEAAEERRKTQEAQVLKQLAERREHEREVLHKALEDNNNFSRLAEEKLNYKMELSKEIREAHLAALRERLREKELHAAEVRRNKEQREEMSG, from the exons cctacaaggagaagatgaaggagcTGTCAGTGCTGTCACTCATCTGCTCCTGCTTCTACTCACAGCCACACCCCAACACCATCTACCAGTATGAGG ACATGGAAGTAAAGCAGCTGGACAAGAGGGCCTCTGGCCAGAGCTTCGAGGTTATCCTCAAATCTCCTTCTGACCTGTCCCCAGAgagccctgtgctctcctccccccCAAAGAGGAAGGACACTTCCCTGGAAGAGCTGCAGAAGCGGCTGGAGGCCgctgaggaaaggagaaag ACGCAGGAGGCGCAGGTGCTGAAGCAGCTGGCTGAACGGCGCGAGCACGAGCGCGAGGTGCTGCACAAGGCGCTGGAGGACAACAACAACTTCAGCCGCCTGGCGGAGGAGAAGCTCAACTACAAGATGGAGCTCAGCAAGGAGATCCGCGAGGCGCACCTGGCGGCGCTGCGCGAGCGGCTGCGCGAAAAG GAGCTGCATGCAGCAGAGGTGCGCAGGAACAAGGAGCAGCGGGAAGAGATGTCCGGTTAG